In Beutenbergia cavernae DSM 12333, the DNA window CACGACTCCGCGAGCCACGGGGCGATCGTGCCGCCGTCGCTGTGGTCGATGCGGACCAGGGGCTCGTACACGAGGTTCGAGTTCGGCGACTTGTCCGTCGCCGGCGAGAACACGTTGAAGTTGAGCACGTACGTCGTGCCGCCGTCGGTGTTGCCGTAGATGAGCTCGGCCGAGGCGTCACCGTCGGAGGCGTCGGAGCCGCCGGGGTCCGTGACGTCGTTCGGCGAGCACGCCGCGGCGAGCACGGCGAAGAGGCCGAGGGGGATGGCAGCCCGGAGGAGCCTGGACGTCCTGCGCATGGGGAGCTCGCTCTCGTCGTCGAGGTGTGCGGTGGTCATGCTTGGGCCACGTGCTCATTCGTATGAGCACAGGTGTCACAGCAGCAGCGCCAACTTTGGTGCTACGTATGACCGGAGACTGTAGGAGCCGCCGTCGCCGACCGTCAAGGGGTCCTGCTCCGCAGCGACCACCGAGGGGCCGCGCGGCCGGGCACCGCACCGGCTCGATCGGGTAGGAATGGTCGGGTGAGTGAGATCCGCGCCGACGACCTCGGCCCCTGGCTGTCCCCCGACGACCTGGACTTCGTCCGCCGCAAGGTGCCGATGGTGTACGTCGACGTCGTGCCGGTGCGACTGGACGACGACGGGCTCGTCGCCTCCGTCGGCGTCCTCCTGCGGGTCTCGCGGGACGGCGGCATCTCCCGGGCGCTCGTCTCGGGACGCGTGCTCTACCACGAGAGCGTCCGCGACGCGCTGGCCCGGCACCTCGAGAAGGACCTCGGCCCCATGGCACTGCCGCGCCTGCCGCTCTCACCGCAGCCGTTCACCGTCGCCGAGTACTTCCCCACGCCGGGGACGGGCTTCCACGACCCGCGCCAGCACGCCGTCTCGCTGGCGTACCTCGTCCCGCTCGACGGCGACGCCGCGCCCCAGCAGGACGCGCTCGAGCTCGCGTGGCTCAGCCCGGCCGAGGCGGTGGACCCCCGCATCCAGGCGGAGATGGTCTCGGGCCACGCCGCTCTCGTGACGACGGCGCTCGCGCACACCGGGCGCCTCCCGTGAGCACTCCCCCGCACGCCGCGAGCGGCGTCGCCGTCGCCCGCGGCGCCGTCGCGCTGGCGGCGGCGCTCGACGTCGTCTGCGTGCTGGTCTTCGTGGTCGCGGGCCGCCGCACCCACGCGGAGGCGGGCACGCTGGTCGGCACGCTCGAGGTCGCCTGGCCGTTCCTCGCCGGGCTCGGGCTCGGGTGGCTGCTCTCCCGCGCCTGGCGCGCACCGCTGCGCCCGATCCCCACCGGCGTCGTGATCTGGGCGGCGACGCTCCTCGCCGGCCTCGCCCTGCGCGGCCTGAGCGGCGGCGGGCTCGCCCTCCCGTTCGTCCTGGTCGCCACAGCCGTGCTCGCCGTGCTGGTGATCGGGTGGCGCCTCGTCGCGGCGGCGGTGGTGCGCCGTCGCCCCGGCGCAGCTGCGCCATGAGCCCGCAGGAGTGCCGGGTCCGGTTCGCCGGCGCCCCGCACGCCTACCTGGCGACCGCCGACGCCGACGGCGTCCCGCACCTCGTGCCCGTCGTCGTCGCCGTCGGAGCGGGCGCCGGCCCGGGCGGGCGCGACGTCGTCGTCCACGCCGTCGACCACAAGCCCAAGCGCTCGCCCGACCTGCGGCGCCTGGCCAACATCCGCGCGAACCCCACGGTCGCCCTCCTCGCCGACTCCTACGACGACGACTGGTCGCGCCTGTGGTGGGTGCGCGCGGACGCCCACGCCCGGGTGGTCGACGGCGGCCCCGAGCTGGAGCAGGCGATCGAGCTGCTCGTCGCACGGCACCCGCAGTACGCCGATCGCCGGCCGGACGGCCCGGCCGTCGTCGCCGAGGTCACCCGCTGGAGCGGGTGGAAGGCCACGCCGGGCTGACCGCTAGGTCGAGCGCCCGAGCTCGAGCCGCGGCCAGTCGGCCAGGTCGGCGCGCATGCGCCTGTCGTGCGTCGCGACGACGACGGCGGCGCCCGTCGCCCGCAGCGCGTCCGTGAGGGCGTCGACCAGGTCCACGGAGAGGTGGTTCGTCGGCTCGTCCAGGAGCAGCACGTGCGGCGCGGCCACGAGCGAGAGCGCCAGGTCGAGCCGACGGCGCTGCCCGACCGAGAGCTCGTTCACCGGCCGGTCGAGGTCCTCCTCGGCGAGCAGCCCCAGCGACGCGACCGCCACCACGCGCGCCGGGTCCAGCGCCCCGTCGTCGAGCAGCGCGAGCCCGCGCCGCGCCGCCGCGTCGAACCCCGTGAACCCCGCGACCCGCGCCCCCTCGCCGGCCGCGTCGTCGTGCGCCCCGGCCTGTTCGAGGGCGCCCTCCTGCTCCAGCGCGCCGAACCGCACGCCGGGCGCGGCACGTCGGCTCCCGCCGTCGGCCGCCAGCGTCCCGGCGAGCAGCCGCAGCAGCGTGGACTTGCCGGCGCCGTTCGGGCCGACCACGAGCAGACGCCCGCCGGGTGCGATCACGCACTGCTCGTCGAGAGCGAGCCGGCCCGTCACCACCGGTGAGTCGAGCACGGCGAGCGGTCCGCCGTCGTGGCCCACCGGCGCCGCCGGCAGGTCCGGGAACGCGAGCTCGAGCGGCGGCACGGGGACGTCGACGGCGTCCGCCTCCAGCCGCTGCAGGAGGCGGTCGGCCGCCTTGACGTGCGTGCGGGCGCGCGTGCCGCGGCGGTGCTTCTGCGAGCCCTTCGGCGGACGCCACTCGTCCGAGAGCCCCTCGTAGCTCGCGTCGAGCACCTCGGCCAGCCGCGCCGAGCGGGTGCGCTCCGCGTGGTAGCGCGACCGCCAGCGGCGCACCATGGCCGCCTTGGCGGCGCGGTAGTCGTCGTACCGCGTCGCGCCGTACAGCGCCGGCCGGCCGTCCATCGCCGGATCGAGGTCGAGGATCGCGGTCGCCACGTCGTCGAGCAGCTGCCGGTCGTGGGAGACGACGACGAGCGCGCCCGGCCACGCCACCAGCCGCTCCGTGAGGTACGTGACGCCGTCGACGTCGAGATGGTTGGTCGGCTCGTCGAGCAGCAGCACGTCCACCGGATCCGCCAGCCGCGCCGCGAGCCGCACCCGGTACCGCTCGCCCACGCTGAGCCGGGTCAGGCTCCGGGACGTCTCTCGGGGCGCGCCGAACCTCGTGAGCGCCTCGTCGAGCAGCCGGTCGGCGTCCCACGCGGCGAGGCGCTCGTACTCCTCGAGCGCGCGGGCGAGCCCGGCCCGGTCGCCGGCGTCCCCGGCGGCCGTCTCGAGCCGCTGCGTGACGGCGCGGGCGGCGGTGGTCGCCTCGGCGAGCACGTCGCCGATCGTCGTCCCGGGCTGGGCGTCGAGCTCCTGCTCGACGACGGCGAGGCTGCCGTGCCGGCGGACCTCACCCGCCGTCGGGCGCAGGTCGCCGGCCAGGACGCGCAGGAGGGTCGTCTTGCCCGCGCCGTTCTCCCCGACGAGCCCGATCCGGTCCCGCCCCGACACGGCGAGGTCGACGCCGTCGAGGACCGGCCGACCCGGGTAGCCGAACCTGACGCCGTCCGCCACGAGCTGCGGCTGCGCGCGGCGCATCAGCGCAGGAGCGTCTCGACCACGAGCGGCGCGAGGGCCCGGAACGCGCGCCCGCGGTGCGAGATGGCGTTCTTCTCCTCGGGATCGAGCTCAGCGCACGTCCGCTCGTGGCCGTCGGGGCGCAGGATCGGGTCGTACCCGAATCCCCCGTCCCCCCGAGGGGCGCGCAGCAGGGTGCCCGCGAGGCGACCCTCGCGGACGTGCTCGGCACCGTCCGGGAGCACGAGGGCCGCAGCGCACACGAACGCCGCCGCGCGGTGCTCGTCGCGCACGTCGGACAGCTGGGCCAGCAGGAGCCGGAGGTTCGCCTCGTCGTCGCCGTGCCGCCCGGACCATCGGCCGGAGAAGATGCCGGGCGCCCCGCCGAGGACGTCGACGGCGATCCCCGAGTCGTCCGCCACGGCCGGCAGCCCGGTGTGCGCGGCTAGCGCGCGAGCCTTGATGAGCGCGTTCTCGGCGAACGTGACGCCGTCCTCGACCGGCTCGGCGGCGCCGACGTCGGCCGCTCCGACGACGGCGCCCTCGGCGAGCCCGGGCAGCAGGGGCGTGAGGATGGCGCGCAGCTCGACGATCTTGTGCGCGTTGTGCGTGGCGAGGACGAGCCGCGCGTCCCCGTGGGTCGTCGTCACGCGAGCCCGGCGACGGACCGCGCCTCGTCACCGGCGACGGCGTCCGACTGCGGGTGCGGCGGGTGCCCCGGGGCGGGTGCCTCCAACGCGGCGGCCTGCACGGCCGCGAGCTGGCGCGTGCCCACGAGCGCGAGGTCGAGCAGCGCGTCGAGCTCGGCGCGGTCGAACGGCGCACCCTCCGCCGTGCCCTGCACCTCGACGAACGACCCGGACCCGGTGACGACGACGTTCATGTCCGTCTCGGCCCGCACGTCCTCCGCGTACGGCAGATCGAGGAGCGGAGCGCCGTCGACGATGCCCACGCTCACGGCGCTGACCGAGTCGCGCAGCACGTGCGCCCCGCGCCGGACCTCCCCGTGCTCGAGCCCCCAGGCCACGGCGTCGGCGAGCGCCACGTACGCGCCGGTGATCGCCGCC includes these proteins:
- a CDS encoding NUDIX hydrolase family protein, whose product is MSEIRADDLGPWLSPDDLDFVRRKVPMVYVDVVPVRLDDDGLVASVGVLLRVSRDGGISRALVSGRVLYHESVRDALARHLEKDLGPMALPRLPLSPQPFTVAEYFPTPGTGFHDPRQHAVSLAYLVPLDGDAAPQQDALELAWLSPAEAVDPRIQAEMVSGHAALVTTALAHTGRLP
- a CDS encoding DUF3054 domain-containing protein; amino-acid sequence: MSTPPHAASGVAVARGAVALAAALDVVCVLVFVVAGRRTHAEAGTLVGTLEVAWPFLAGLGLGWLLSRAWRAPLRPIPTGVVIWAATLLAGLALRGLSGGGLALPFVLVATAVLAVLVIGWRLVAAAVVRRRPGAAAP
- a CDS encoding TIGR03668 family PPOX class F420-dependent oxidoreductase, with the translated sequence MSPQECRVRFAGAPHAYLATADADGVPHLVPVVVAVGAGAGPGGRDVVVHAVDHKPKRSPDLRRLANIRANPTVALLADSYDDDWSRLWWVRADAHARVVDGGPELEQAIELLVARHPQYADRRPDGPAVVAEVTRWSGWKATPG
- a CDS encoding ABC-F family ATP-binding cassette domain-containing protein translates to MRRAQPQLVADGVRFGYPGRPVLDGVDLAVSGRDRIGLVGENGAGKTTLLRVLAGDLRPTAGEVRRHGSLAVVEQELDAQPGTTIGDVLAEATTAARAVTQRLETAAGDAGDRAGLARALEEYERLAAWDADRLLDEALTRFGAPRETSRSLTRLSVGERYRVRLAARLADPVDVLLLDEPTNHLDVDGVTYLTERLVAWPGALVVVSHDRQLLDDVATAILDLDPAMDGRPALYGATRYDDYRAAKAAMVRRWRSRYHAERTRSARLAEVLDASYEGLSDEWRPPKGSQKHRRGTRARTHVKAADRLLQRLEADAVDVPVPPLELAFPDLPAAPVGHDGGPLAVLDSPVVTGRLALDEQCVIAPGGRLLVVGPNGAGKSTLLRLLAGTLAADGGSRRAAPGVRFGALEQEGALEQAGAHDDAAGEGARVAGFTGFDAAARRGLALLDDGALDPARVVAVASLGLLAEEDLDRPVNELSVGQRRRLDLALSLVAAPHVLLLDEPTNHLSVDLVDALTDALRATGAAVVVATHDRRMRADLADWPRLELGRST
- the rdgB gene encoding RdgB/HAM1 family non-canonical purine NTP pyrophosphatase, coding for MTTTHGDARLVLATHNAHKIVELRAILTPLLPGLAEGAVVGAADVGAAEPVEDGVTFAENALIKARALAAHTGLPAVADDSGIAVDVLGGAPGIFSGRWSGRHGDDEANLRLLLAQLSDVRDEHRAAAFVCAAALVLPDGAEHVREGRLAGTLLRAPRGDGGFGYDPILRPDGHERTCAELDPEEKNAISHRGRAFRALAPLVVETLLR
- the rph gene encoding ribonuclease PH, with the translated sequence MSAHPTDAPAPTTVRADGRAPDDLRPIRITRGWLDAAEGSVLVEFGNTRVLCAASFTAGVPRWRKGSGEGWVTAEYAMLPRATNTRNDRESVRGRIGGRTHEISRLIGRSLRAVIDVAALGENTIVVDCDVLQADGGTRTAAITGAYVALADAVAWGLEHGEVRRGAHVLRDSVSAVSVGIVDGAPLLDLPYAEDVRAETDMNVVVTGSGSFVEVQGTAEGAPFDRAELDALLDLALVGTRQLAAVQAAALEAPAPGHPPHPQSDAVAGDEARSVAGLA